One genomic segment of [Phormidium] sp. ETS-05 includes these proteins:
- a CDS encoding TRAP transporter substrate-binding protein — protein MKRRHIIATGAIAAASTAALGACAQQNTGPAVQTDLPQVRWKMAASWPKSLETIFGGAQTVCQRVADMTDGKFTITPYAAGEIVGGLEVMDAVQAGSVQCGHTASYYYIGKNPVLGFATAVPFGLNAQQQNAWLYHGGGLEAIHKVYADFGIINFPAGNTGTQMGGWFKREIKSLADLKGLKMRIPGLGGEVMTKLGVNVQAIPGGEVYLALERGAIDAAEWVGPYDDEKLGLNKAAPFYYYPGWWEPGATLDILVNLAAWNKLPKMYQEIFKSAAFEANANMLAQYDSLNQKALAKLIAGGTKLRPYSQDIMEQAQKVAFEMYEENASKSPDFKAIYEPWKAFRNEINQWHQVNELSFANFSFAAASPRS, from the coding sequence ATGAAACGTCGCCACATCATCGCCACAGGAGCGATCGCCGCCGCCAGTACCGCCGCCTTGGGAGCTTGTGCCCAGCAAAACACCGGACCCGCAGTCCAAACAGATCTGCCCCAAGTGCGTTGGAAAATGGCCGCCAGTTGGCCAAAGTCCTTAGAAACCATCTTTGGGGGAGCCCAAACCGTCTGTCAGCGAGTCGCTGACATGACCGACGGCAAGTTTACTATCACCCCCTACGCCGCCGGAGAAATTGTCGGCGGTTTAGAAGTGATGGATGCAGTGCAGGCGGGTTCCGTGCAGTGCGGTCATACCGCTAGCTACTACTATATCGGCAAAAACCCAGTGTTGGGGTTTGCCACTGCCGTCCCATTTGGACTCAATGCACAACAGCAAAATGCCTGGTTATATCACGGTGGCGGACTGGAGGCTATCCACAAAGTATATGCCGACTTTGGCATCATCAACTTTCCCGCTGGGAATACGGGAACCCAAATGGGTGGATGGTTCAAGCGAGAAATTAAATCTTTGGCCGACCTTAAAGGCTTGAAAATGCGCATTCCTGGTTTAGGCGGCGAGGTAATGACTAAGCTGGGAGTGAATGTGCAAGCTATTCCCGGCGGGGAAGTTTATTTGGCTTTGGAACGGGGGGCGATCGATGCTGCCGAGTGGGTCGGTCCCTATGACGATGAAAAGCTCGGTTTAAATAAAGCCGCGCCATTTTATTACTATCCTGGTTGGTGGGAACCAGGAGCAACTTTAGACATCCTCGTGAACTTAGCCGCCTGGAACAAGTTGCCGAAAATGTATCAAGAGATATTCAAATCCGCCGCTTTTGAAGCCAATGCTAATATGCTCGCCCAATACGATTCTTTAAACCAAAAAGCCCTGGCTAAACTCATCGCAGGCGGCACCAAATTGCGCCCCTATTCCCAGGATATCATGGAGCAAGCCCAAAAAGTCGCTTTTGAGATGTACGAAGAAAATGCCAGTAAATCCCCTGATTTTAAAGCTATTTACGAACCTTGGAAAGCCTTTAGAAACGAAATTAACCAATGGCATCAAGTGAACGAACTCAGCTTTGCTAACTTTAGCTTCGCAGCCGCTTCTCCAAGGAGTTGA
- a CDS encoding isoprenylcysteine carboxylmethyltransferase family protein, translating into MRALYQIDGQTAIFKTSILPKPMKIKHPINLHKALTFPFVFSLMLIYDNFTVGPWVYLSLHGTYGILWLLKDRIYPDKGWEEIPLGAGLFTFAFLGLYWVAPWLLVSSGNVPPLPLIAAAICINILGVFLTYTSDAQKYYTLKYQSGLITEGFFARTRNPNYLGEILIYSAFALLTQHWLPFVIIGIFSATAFIPQMQKKGQSLSRYPEFADYKNRSGSLLPKLFLPTANHPEAKDAVSDPG; encoded by the coding sequence GTGAGGGCTTTGTACCAGATAGACGGGCAAACTGCTATATTTAAAACATCTATTTTGCCCAAACCGATGAAAATCAAGCATCCCATTAACCTGCATAAAGCCCTTACCTTCCCATTTGTTTTCAGTTTAATGCTGATTTATGATAACTTTACCGTCGGTCCGTGGGTTTACCTCTCCCTCCACGGTACTTATGGCATTCTTTGGCTGCTCAAAGACCGCATCTATCCTGATAAAGGGTGGGAAGAGATTCCCCTGGGGGCGGGACTGTTTACTTTTGCTTTCCTCGGTTTATATTGGGTAGCACCTTGGTTGCTCGTCAGTAGCGGTAATGTCCCACCCTTGCCCCTCATCGCAGCGGCAATTTGTATCAACATTTTGGGTGTGTTTCTGACATATACGAGCGATGCCCAAAAATATTATACCCTCAAATATCAATCGGGATTAATTACCGAGGGCTTTTTCGCCCGCACGCGGAATCCTAACTATCTGGGAGAGATTTTGATTTACAGTGCCTTTGCCCTGCTAACTCAGCATTGGCTACCATTTGTAATTATCGGGATATTTTCCGCAACAGCTTTCATTCCTCAAATGCAGAAAAAAGGGCAATCGTTATCCCGTTATCCCGAATTTGCTGATTACAAAAATCGCTCTGGTAGTCTCTTGCCTAAGCTGTTTTTACCTACGGCCAATCACCCAGAAGCAAAAGACGCGGTTTCTGACCCCGGTTAA
- a CDS encoding DUF1838 domain-containing protein, with product MAAMVDFHKEEFPAESWIKVRASTDAQQSFLCWKGSIYALIPGEKKQHLFQIVGMSVARCIPVAEGGWDFTSREVTFYLDPGTGEILRRWQNPWTGEEVPVVHVANNPVQGSFKIPLPAVVEGEMTTFVFDLFSQYPNPLAGDAKFAPYSPQPIYQATELFKLRVSTAELRNPAITSISQVFLTWDRIGPWLPWMKMADRPGQLIYSAIGQKVPDFQQLPQLVQDEINSRVPLYKNAPEFKLDTDEVTSWKYFEKHFDAYLRGETFPIPEPPL from the coding sequence ATGGCTGCAATGGTTGATTTTCACAAAGAAGAATTTCCGGCGGAATCCTGGATAAAAGTCCGGGCGAGTACCGATGCCCAGCAATCCTTTCTCTGCTGGAAAGGGTCAATTTATGCTTTGATTCCCGGCGAGAAAAAGCAGCATTTGTTTCAAATTGTGGGCATGAGCGTGGCTCGCTGTATTCCTGTGGCGGAGGGTGGTTGGGATTTTACCTCTCGCGAAGTCACTTTTTATCTGGATCCAGGGACGGGGGAAATCCTCCGGCGGTGGCAAAACCCCTGGACTGGGGAAGAAGTCCCCGTGGTTCATGTGGCAAATAATCCGGTACAAGGCAGTTTTAAAATACCTTTACCGGCGGTGGTGGAAGGGGAAATGACTACTTTTGTGTTTGATTTGTTTTCTCAGTATCCCAACCCTTTGGCGGGAGATGCAAAATTCGCTCCCTACAGTCCGCAACCGATTTATCAAGCAACGGAATTATTTAAGCTGCGGGTGTCCACGGCGGAGTTGCGCAACCCTGCTATTACTTCTATTTCTCAGGTGTTTCTGACTTGGGACAGAATTGGCCCTTGGTTGCCTTGGATGAAAATGGCCGATCGCCCGGGACAACTCATTTATAGTGCGATCGGGCAAAAAGTCCCGGATTTTCAGCAATTGCCCCAATTAGTCCAAGATGAAATTAACAGTCGTGTCCCTTTATACAAAAATGCCCCAGAGTTTAAATTAGACACGGACGAGGTAACGTCTTGGAAGTATTTTGAAAAGCACTTTGATGCTTATTTGCGTGGGGAAACTTTCCCCATTCCTGAACCCCCATTGTGA